One Hermetia illucens chromosome 4, iHerIll2.2.curated.20191125, whole genome shotgun sequence DNA segment encodes these proteins:
- the LOC119655025 gene encoding serine protease 27-like, producing the protein MQKIRFEFSRYIMITKYTFFLILQISLIVASTKAFRLQRHNGTKRITRAFRTNSDGVSPKYTLFDPLADLASLQLLEEQPLNEHINARECGTRSVRYHPQRSGRIIGGHEAPYGAYPWQVEIEMFNYGLRKFEHHCGGALIGDRVVITAAHCLQVPQLEYLRLVFGDHLLAERDLYEHGFRVDAIVLHPDYRKQGPYSNDIGLMRVRTPRAGGGVPFNTHIRAICLPEPGYMPPAGTWCSVSGWGAHQTHDLNNIADVLRAAAVPILDLEVCRMSSVNGGRTQEILDSMICAGFLQGGVDACGGDSGGPLACEINGRFVLTGIVSWGDGCAKKNRPGVYTRVESFINWIRKTVRELQ; encoded by the exons ATCCGATTCGAATTCAGCCGCTATATAATGATAACGAAATACACTTTCTtccttattctgcaaatatcCCTCATAGTCGCCAGCACCAAAGCATTTCGACTACAGCGTCATAATGGAACCAAACGTATTACGAGAGCTTTTCGTACTAATAGTGATGGTGTGTCCCCAAAATACACCCTTTTCGATCCACTGGCTGACTTAGCCAGTCTTCAACTCTTGGAAGAACAACCCCTAAATGAGCACATCAACGCAAGGGAGTGTGGAACTCGGTCGGTGCGCTACCATCCACAACGTTCAGGAAGAATAATTGGAGGACATGAAGCTCCTTACGGAGCTTACCCGTGGCAGGTGGAAATTGAAATGTTCAACTATGGACTACGAAAGTTTGAGCATCATTGCGGAGGAGCACTTATAGGGGATAGAGTGGTTATCACGGCTGCACATTGTCTACAAGTACCACAATTGGAGTATTTGCGATTGGTATTTGGAGACCATCTTTTGGCGGAAAGGGATTTGTATGAACATGGATTCCGAGTAGATGCAATCGTTTTGCATCCGGATTACAGGAAGC AGGGACCCTACAGCAACGACATTGGCCTTATGCGGGTACGTACACCCCGCGCCGGAGGAGGTGTACCCTTCAATACACATATCCGAGCCATTTGCCTGCCGGAACCTGGTTATATGCCGCCTGCTGGAACATGGTGCTCTGTATCAGGATGGGGAGCTCACCAAA CGCATGATCTTAACAACATAGCCGATGTCCTGCGAGCAGCTGCTGTTCCTATTCTGGATTTGGAAGTTTGTAGGATGAGCTCTGTAAACGGGGGTAGAACACAAGAGATATTGGATTCAATGATTTGTGCTG GTTTCTTACAAGGTGGCGTAGATGCTTGCGGAGGCGATTCTGGTGGACCACTTGCCTGTGAAATTAATGGACGCTTTGTCCTGACGGGAATTGTTTCATGGGGTGATGGCTGTGCAAAGAAGAATCGACCCGGGGTTTATACACGAGTGGAATCATTCATCAACTGGATTCGGAAGACAGTCAGAGAACTTCAATGA